The following are encoded together in the Coleofasciculus sp. FACHB-T130 genome:
- a CDS encoding chromophore lyase CpcT/CpeT — translation MTHSTDIATLARWMAADFSNQAQAFENPPIFAHIRVCMRPLPLELLSGVSFLVEQAYDYMINDPYRLRVLKLITNGDRIEIENYTVKNEEQFYGASRDPKRLHNLKADQLEKLPGCNMIVEWTGHSFKGYVEPGKGCMVVRKGQNTYLDSTFEIDENRFISLDRGRDPETDEHIWGSVGGPFEFVRWGSFAEEVKV, via the coding sequence ATGACGCATTCTACTGATATTGCTACCTTAGCTCGCTGGATGGCAGCAGATTTCAGCAACCAAGCACAAGCATTTGAAAATCCTCCCATCTTTGCCCATATCCGCGTCTGTATGCGTCCTCTACCCCTGGAACTGTTGTCGGGCGTGAGTTTCCTGGTGGAACAAGCGTATGACTATATGATTAATGACCCATATCGGCTGCGGGTTTTAAAGTTAATTACGAATGGCGATCGCATCGAAATTGAAAACTACACAGTTAAGAATGAAGAACAATTTTATGGTGCCTCCCGCGACCCCAAGCGCCTGCATAACCTCAAAGCAGACCAACTGGAAAAATTACCAGGCTGTAACATGATCGTCGAATGGACAGGTCACAGCTTCAAAGGTTACGTCGAACCCGGTAAAGGTTGTATGGTGGTTCGCAAAGGTCAAAACACCTATCTCGACAGCACCTTTGAGATTGACGAAAACAGGTTTATCAGTCTCGATCGGGGACGCGATCCCGAAACCGATGAGCATATTTGGGGATCGGTCGGGGGTCCTTTCGAGTTCGTCCGTTGGGGAAGTTTTGCCGAGGAAGTGAAGGTGTAA
- a CDS encoding NAD-dependent epimerase/dehydratase family protein, producing MKVLVIGGDGYCGWATALYLSSRGYEVGILDSLVRRHWDMQLGADTLTPIAPIQQRLQRWKDLTGKSIDLFIGDITNYEFLQSALHQFEPQTIVHFGEQRSAPFSMIDREHAVVTQVNNVVGTLNLLYAIKEDFPDCHLVKLGTMGEYGTPNIDIEEGYITIEHNGRKDTLPYPKQPGSMYHLSKVHDSHNIHFACRIWGLRATDLNQGVVYGVLTEETGMDELLINRLDYDGVFGTALNRFCIQAAIGHPLTVYGKGGQTRGFLDIRDTVRCMELAIANPAQPGEFRVFNQFTELFSIGDLAAMVKKAGNSLGLNVDIHNLDNPRVEKEEHYFNAKNTNLLDLGLQPHYLSDALLDSLLNFAVKYQHRVDKNQIMPKVSWHRQ from the coding sequence ATGAAAGTCTTGGTTATTGGCGGTGATGGCTACTGCGGTTGGGCAACCGCGCTTTATCTTTCCAGTCGAGGATACGAAGTCGGCATTCTAGACAGCCTGGTGCGGCGTCACTGGGATATGCAACTAGGCGCAGATACCCTAACCCCTATTGCACCCATTCAACAACGCCTTCAGCGTTGGAAGGACCTCACCGGCAAATCCATAGACCTATTTATTGGGGATATCACTAACTACGAGTTCCTCCAGTCAGCGCTGCACCAGTTTGAACCACAGACAATCGTTCACTTTGGCGAACAGCGTTCGGCACCCTTCTCGATGATTGACCGAGAACACGCAGTCGTCACCCAGGTGAACAACGTGGTGGGGACGCTGAATCTGCTGTATGCGATCAAAGAAGATTTCCCCGACTGTCACCTCGTCAAATTAGGGACGATGGGCGAGTACGGGACACCTAACATTGATATTGAAGAAGGCTACATCACCATCGAACACAACGGGCGTAAGGATACTTTGCCCTATCCGAAGCAGCCCGGATCGATGTATCACCTCAGCAAAGTTCATGATAGCCACAATATCCACTTTGCTTGCCGGATTTGGGGGCTACGCGCCACCGACTTGAATCAGGGCGTCGTGTACGGCGTCTTGACAGAAGAGACGGGCATGGATGAGCTGTTAATTAACCGCCTGGACTACGATGGAGTCTTTGGGACGGCACTCAACCGCTTCTGTATCCAAGCAGCAATTGGGCATCCCCTGACGGTGTACGGGAAAGGCGGTCAGACGAGAGGCTTTTTGGATATTCGAGATACAGTGCGATGTATGGAACTTGCGATCGCTAACCCCGCCCAACCCGGCGAATTCCGCGTCTTCAACCAATTCACCGAACTATTTAGCATCGGTGACTTAGCCGCAATGGTGAAAAAAGCCGGGAATTCCTTGGGACTGAATGTTGATATCCACAACCTCGACAATCCCAGAGTCGAGAAAGAAGAACACTACTTCAACGCCAAAAACACCAATTTGCTCGATCTCGGCTTACAACCTCACTATCTATCCGACGCCCTACTCGACTCGTTGCTCAACTTTGCCGTCAAGTACCAGCACCGCGTCGATAAAAATCAGATCATGCCCAAAGTTTCTTGGCACCGTCAGTAA
- a CDS encoding ADP-ribosylglycohydrolase family protein, with translation MKPLERMQLSLTGLSVGDALGERFFGLVEELNERIQQRQVPPRRWCYSDDTEMALSIVETLWRYGRIDPDALAAAFAERFNPSRGYGAGAQLLLTRLQWGADWRTAASEMFGGTGSYGNGAAMRVAPLGAYFADNLEAVRENAILSAQPTHAHPEGIAGAIAVAVAAAIAYRVGEGEFMSGEQFLQQVALNVPESEIQSSIRQAIDIPSERSPPVVAQQLGSGYKISAQDTVPFALWCAAHHLEDYQEAFWATISGLGDMDTNCAIVGGIVALSARQKGVPTPWIQAREPLPDNFSSIFAGESY, from the coding sequence ATGAAGCCACTAGAACGAATGCAGTTGTCTTTGACGGGGCTTTCTGTCGGAGATGCCTTGGGTGAAAGGTTTTTTGGGTTGGTAGAGGAACTGAACGAAAGAATTCAACAGCGTCAAGTTCCTCCCAGACGCTGGTGCTACAGTGACGATACCGAGATGGCACTGTCTATCGTGGAGACACTGTGGCGTTATGGGAGGATAGATCCCGATGCTCTTGCCGCAGCGTTTGCCGAACGCTTCAACCCTTCTCGCGGCTACGGTGCAGGGGCGCAGCTGCTGCTAACAAGGCTGCAATGGGGCGCAGACTGGCGCACGGCAGCTTCGGAGATGTTCGGGGGTACTGGTTCTTATGGCAATGGTGCAGCGATGCGGGTAGCACCGTTAGGCGCTTATTTTGCTGACAATCTGGAAGCAGTGCGAGAAAATGCAATTCTTTCAGCGCAACCAACACACGCTCATCCAGAGGGAATTGCTGGAGCGATCGCTGTTGCAGTTGCTGCTGCGATCGCTTACAGGGTGGGTGAAGGTGAATTTATGTCTGGAGAGCAATTTCTCCAACAGGTTGCTCTGAATGTCCCGGAAAGCGAGATTCAGAGCAGCATTCGGCAAGCGATAGATATTCCGAGCGAGCGCTCTCCACCTGTGGTAGCGCAACAACTGGGTTCCGGCTACAAAATTTCAGCTCAAGATACGGTGCCTTTTGCCCTGTGGTGTGCTGCCCATCATTTGGAAGACTACCAGGAAGCTTTCTGGGCGACAATTAGCGGTTTAGGCGACATGGACACAAACTGCGCCATTGTAGGCGGGATTGTTGCCCTTTCCGCACGCCAAAAAGGAGTCCCTACCCCGTGGATTCAGGCGAGGGAACCGTTGCCAGATAATTTTTCAAGCATTTTTGCTGGCGAAAGTTATTAA
- a CDS encoding surface-adhesin E family protein: MTMIATSRAIAAWVPVSKTLDNTPIYIDDARIVRQGNLVEFWRRNLFQAPEADGAIGVDNYHAIECKKGLFRWRRSIRFDQSGRIVGDIDVGKNDKLLEAKIQSGSIIGDFYQAVCPAQIEEPKKK; this comes from the coding sequence ATGACAATGATTGCTACGTCAAGAGCGATCGCGGCTTGGGTGCCCGTAAGCAAAACCCTCGACAACACCCCTATCTATATCGACGATGCGCGGATTGTGCGTCAGGGAAATCTTGTAGAATTCTGGCGACGGAATCTGTTTCAAGCTCCGGAAGCAGATGGTGCGATTGGGGTGGACAATTATCATGCAATAGAGTGTAAAAAAGGCTTATTCCGATGGCGTCGGTCTATTCGTTTTGACCAAAGCGGTCGGATTGTCGGGGATATCGATGTAGGTAAAAACGACAAGCTGCTAGAAGCAAAAATTCAATCGGGAAGTATCATCGGGGATTTTTATCAAGCAGTGTGCCCAGCCCAGATAGAGGAACCTAAAAAAAAATAA
- a CDS encoding esterase-like activity of phytase family protein — MNGGQFRPRSWVLGIAIALLTFVTSCGVQPGMTQDRVFLDLSLDFLGEYQLPKTKFKDTPVSGLSGLTYDRKQNRFYAISDDRSKFAPARFYTLNMVIDDASDGKIGIQKVEVEDVTFLTKEDGNTYPKSTVDTEGIAVSPQQSVFISSEGVARDGIPPFIGEFDLKTGRLRQNLPIPERYLPDVSGNKTQTRGIQNNLGFEALTLNPVGTLPATGEPFRLFTATESSLMQDSEAISSKQGAKCRILHYLLSDGPPLLIAEHLYEMEPPPSGALKDGLPEFLSLDAGGHFLTLERSLSLLGYRVRIYQAAMGGATDISSVPSLKGELTGIEPVKKKLLLDLDEIGIPLGNLEGMTIGPRLPDGSQSLLLVSDDNFQDKQTTQFLLFRLKSKR; from the coding sequence GTGAACGGTGGGCAATTTAGACCACGATCTTGGGTGCTGGGGATAGCGATCGCCTTATTGACTTTTGTCACTTCCTGCGGAGTCCAGCCAGGAATGACGCAAGATCGAGTTTTTCTGGATCTATCCCTCGACTTTTTGGGGGAATACCAGCTGCCCAAGACGAAATTTAAGGATACACCTGTTTCCGGCTTATCGGGGCTAACCTACGACCGGAAGCAGAACCGTTTTTACGCAATTTCAGATGACCGCAGCAAGTTTGCCCCAGCCCGGTTTTATACCCTTAACATGGTTATCGATGACGCTAGCGATGGCAAAATTGGCATCCAGAAAGTAGAAGTTGAGGACGTTACTTTTCTAACAAAGGAAGATGGCAACACCTATCCCAAAAGTACAGTGGATACGGAAGGGATTGCCGTGTCTCCTCAACAATCCGTATTTATCTCTAGCGAAGGGGTCGCCCGCGATGGCATTCCCCCCTTTATCGGGGAATTTGACTTAAAAACTGGACGCCTGCGGCAGAACTTACCCATCCCGGAACGCTATCTTCCCGATGTCAGCGGCAACAAAACCCAGACTCGTGGCATCCAGAATAACCTGGGGTTTGAAGCCCTCACCCTCAATCCCGTCGGTACTCTCCCAGCAACCGGGGAACCGTTTCGTCTATTTACTGCCACTGAGTCATCATTGATGCAGGATAGCGAAGCAATTAGTTCAAAGCAGGGAGCAAAATGTCGGATCTTGCACTATTTGCTCAGCGATGGCCCACCGCTGCTGATTGCCGAACATTTATACGAAATGGAACCGCCTCCAAGTGGGGCACTCAAAGATGGCTTGCCGGAATTTTTATCTTTAGATGCAGGGGGGCACTTCCTCACCTTGGAACGTTCTTTGAGCCTGTTAGGTTACAGGGTGAGAATTTATCAGGCAGCAATGGGCGGGGCAACAGATATTTCTAGTGTCCCCAGCCTTAAAGGTGAGCTTACTGGGATTGAGCCAGTGAAGAAAAAGTTGCTGTTGGACTTGGATGAAATAGGCATTCCGTTGGGCAATTTGGAAGGCATGACTATTGGCCCCCGCTTGCCGGATGGCAGCCAAAGTTTACTTCTAGTCAGTGATGATAATTTCCAAGATAAACAGACGACTCAGTTCCTATTGTTCCGGCTCAAAAGTAAGCGTTAA